Genomic segment of Rhodocaloribacter litoris:
GGTCGTCGAGGACGCGGATGACGATGCTTTCGGCGCGGATTTCCTGGGCGGCGGAGGCGATCGGGAGGACGGAGACGCGGAAGCGGATGAGGGCGCCGTCGATCCAGCGCTGGATGAAGCCGTCCTGCGCGATGTCCCGGTCGAAGCGGTCGACGCCCGCGGCGTTGTCCTTGGCGACGGCCAGGAAGGCTTCCGGATGGATGCGCTCTTCGGTGTGCCAGCGTTTCAGCTCGCCGTCGATGCGGAAGTGGATCTCGATCTGCCGGTCGGGGTTGGGGTAGATGTGGATGTCCGAGGCGCCCTGGTGCACGGCATCGACGAGGGCGGCCTCGAAGAGGTTGATGAGGGAGGAGCGGCTGATTTCGGCTTCGAGGGCCTCCTCGTCGATCAGCTCGTTCTGCCGGTCCTCGTAGCTCATCCCCAGGTCGAAGGCCATGGGGTCTTCGTTGAGGCGTTCGAGGAACTCGTTCTTGCCCAGGAACGCCTGCGTGATGAGCGAGGTGATGACCGACTCGGGGGCGTAGCGAAGCTCGAACCGCCGGACCGCCAGCTGCTGCAGGAGGTGGTTGACCTCGGGCCGGGCGGGGTCGTTCGTGGCAAAGATCCAGCGCAGCTCGCCCCGGTAGGGCTCCTTCTCCTGGGCCACGGGCAGCACGAAGAGGTCGATCATCTGATCCCACTGCTCCTCCGTGAAGACTTCGTTGATCCCCCGGAGGAACTGCAGGGTTTCGTCTTCGCGGAGCTGGATCTCTTCGAAGGCGTAGACGCGGGCCGCCACGGCATAGAGGCGCTCCCGGTCGAGCTCCTTGTCGCGGGTCAGCACGCGCCACAGCGGCGTCTTGACGCCTTCGCGGCGCATGCGTTTCCACTGTTCGAGGGCCAGACGGACCTTCTTTTCCGGGACGATGCCCTGGGCCATCAACTGCGTCACCACGCGGTCCCGGCGAACCAGCATGGCAAACTCGTCGCCCGGGTCGGCCGGCGCCGGGTGACGCGGGTAGGGCGGTCGCGGCGGGGCCACCGCCGCCGGCGCGGCGCCGGGTGCCTCGGGCTCCACATCGACCGGATAGCCGTCGCCGCCGGCCTCCAGGTCGGCGTCCGGTGAGGGGCCGGGTTCCCGCTCGAACGAGGGGGGCGGTTCCAGGTAGACCGCTTCGGTGTCGGCGAAGAGATCGTCGTGCCGGGCCGGAGCCTCATCCGCCAGCTCATAGGACTCCGGAGCCTCCGGTGCCGAGACCGTGGCGTTGTCCAGCAGGCGCTGTATTCGCCGAAACTGCTGGCGAAAACTGAAACTCTCCGTTTTTTCTCTCATACCAGGCACTCCAGCGGCGCATCTCACCCGGACGCCCCCGGGGGCAGGGGCGGGGAAGCTTCGCCCTGTGTATCGGCGCGGACAGGGCACAGTTAAGCCTGGAATGCCAGTCTCGCGCCGGGACGGCGGCTTCGTCACATTTGCCCGGGGATGGCGGGTTGCATCCCGGGGCGCCCGGGCGCGTACGAAGCGACACGCACGGTTTCATCTTTTTTTTCGCTACGGCTATGCCCTGTCTGCTTGCTCTTCTGGCACTGTTCGTGCCGCGCCTCGTCATCCTGGGGCTCTGGTTCTTCACCCGCTGGTTCGAAGGACTTTTCGACACCCTCCTCTGGCCGGTTCTGGGCTTCCTTTTCGCTCCCACCACCCTGCTCTGGTACAGCGTGGTGCAGAACGTGTATGACGGCACCTGGGGAACGCTTCAGATCATCGTCCTCGTCATTGCCGTCATGATCGACTTTTCGCCCTCCGCCGGCAGGCGGAAAAAATAGGCCAGGTTCGTGAACGGGAGCCTTGCGCGGCGCAACGGCGGATCCCTTCCCTTCGCAATCCGCCTTCCCCGCATCCTTTGGACCCGCCCTTTGAGAAAGTTCGGCGCCGAACGCCTATCTTTCCGGAGGGTTTTGTTCGTCCGTCGATGCTCGCCTACCATGCCGCCGTCCGCCGATCCGTGGCAGGAGACGTTTCGTGTTCGCTCCTATGAAGTGGAGCCGGGGGGGCATGCCTCGGTGCAGACGCTCTGTCACTACTTCGAGGAAGCCGCCGGCAACCATGCGCAGGCGCTGGGTCTTTCGGTGGAACAGCTCGCCTCGCAGGGCCTGACGTGGGTTCTCTCCCGCCTGCACGTGCAGGTGGCGGCGTTTCCCCGGTGGCGGGACACGGTGCGCGTGACGACGTGGCCTTCCGGCCAGAACGGCCTCTTCGCCCTGCGCGAGTTTCAGGTCCACGACGAGGGCGGGCGGCTGCTGGCACGGGCAACGAGCGGGTGGGTGATGATCGATGTGCAACGGCGGCGCCCCGTGCGGCTCCCCGGCTTCCTCCGGGCCTACCTCTTCCCCCGCCCCGACCGGGCCGTCGAGGACGACTTCACCCGCCTCCGGCCGCCTCCGGACGGCTACGAACGGGCGCGTCGCTTCCACGTCCGCTACAGCGACCTCGATCTCAACCGCCACGTCAACAACGTGCGCTACGTGGAGTGGGCCGTCGAGACGCTGCCGCCGGCGTTCCTCGAAACGCACCGGCTCGCCGGGCTGGAGATCCACTTCCGGGCGGAGACCGGATACGATGCCGCCGTGATCGCCGAGGCGGCATCCGACGCGGCGGCCGGCACCGGAACCGGCTTCTGGCACCGCCTCCGGCGCGAGGACGACGACCAGGACGTGGCCGTGGCCCGGACCCGCTGGCGGCCCGCTGCCCCTTCGGACTGACCGACCACCAGACCGCTTGCGTCATGGATACGACCTGGGTTCAAACGATGCTCGATCTCGTCACGGCCTATGCCCTCAACGTCATCGGCGGGGTGCTGTTGCTCATCGGCGGGTGGGTGGTGTCGAAATGGGTGCACCGCGGCGCGGCCCGGAGCCTCGACCGGACCCGGCTCGACCCGACGCTCGCCCGGTTCTTTGCCAATGCGGCGCGCTGGCTCGTGCTCATCTTTGCCGTGCTGGCCTCGCTCGAGCTCTTCGGCGTGCAGACGACGAGCTTCATCGCCGTGCTCGGAGCGGCCGGGCTGGCCGTCGGCCTCGCTTTTCAGGGCACCCTGTCGAACTTTGCCGCCGGCGTGCTCCTGCTCATCTTTCGTCCCTTCCGCGTCGGCGACGCCGTCCGCATTGCCGGGCAGACGGGCAAGGTCGAGGAGATCGATCTGTTCATGACCAAGCTGGATACGTTCGACAACCGCCGGCTGATGATCCCCAACAGCAAGATCACCGGCGACGTCATCGAGACGATCACGTTCCATCCGATCCGTCGTGCGGACGTGGCCGTGGGCACCGAGTACGCGGCCGACCTGGACCGCGTCCGCAGCGTGCTCGAACGGGCGGCCGCCTCGGTCGAAGGGGCCCTCGACGACCCGCCCCCGCAGGTCGTGCTCACGGGACTCGGCGCCTCGTCCATCGACTGGGAGGTGCGCCTCTGGGCTCCGACGTCCGACTTCCTGGCCGTTCGGCAGGCCGCCCTGCGTGCCGTCAAGCAGGCCCTCGACGAGGCCGGCATCGGGATCCCCTTCCCGCAGATGGACGTGCACCTCGATCCGGCGGATACCCGCCCGGCGACACGGCCCCCCGGACCCGCCGGCGAGAAAACCTGATTTGAAAGGAGCCGAACCCGTCATCCACAACCCGGAGCGAGCCATGGCCATCGAAACCCTGCAAGACCTCTTCGAAGCCTACAAAGCGAACTTCGTCCCGGCGCGGGCCGAAGGCATCGAGGCCACCTTTCAACTGCATCTCAGCGGGGAAGGGGGCGGCGACTACGTCCTCCGCGTCCAGGACCAGGAACTGACCATCGAGGAAGGCGTGGCCGAGAACCCGACGACGACGCTCAAAAGCTCGGTCGAGGACTGGATCAACCTGAGCCTGGGCAAGGCCAACCCGATGACGTTGATGATGACCGGCCGGCTCAAGGTCAGCGGTTCCATCCCCATGGCGACCAGGTTCCAGTCGATGTTCCGCACGGGTTGAGGGCGTGGCGCTCAGGCGCGCATGCGCTGGTGCTTGCGGACGATGCGGAAGGCCATCTCCAGGGCCTGTTCCCCGTTGAGGCGGGGATCGACGTGCGACTTGTAGGCGCGCTCGAGGTCCGCCTCGTCGAGGCCGCGGGCCCCGCCGATGCACTCGGTCACGTCCTCCCCGGTCAGTTCGAAGTGGACGCCTCCGAGGTGCGTGCCCATCGCCGCGTGGATGTCGAAGGCCTGTTCGAGTTCGGCCAGGATGTTCTCGAAGCGGCGGGTTTTGAGGCCCGACTCGGTGGTTTCGGTGTTGCCGTGCATGGGGTCGCAGCACCAGAGCACCATGCGGCCGGTGGCCCGGACGGCTTCGATGAGGGGGGGGAGGCAGTCGCCGATCCGGTCGGCGCCGAAGCGGGTGATGAGCGTCAGCCGGCCCGGTTCGTCGTCCGGGTTGAGCCGGTCGAGGAGGTCGCACAGCCAGGAGGGGGTCATGTCGGGCCCGACCTTGAGGCCGATCGGGTTGGCGATCCCGCGGGCGTATTCGACGTGGGCGCCGTCCGGCTGCGCCGTGCGCATACCGATCCAGGGGAAGTGTGTCGAGAGGTTGTAGGCGCCGGGGCGGTGGGCCACGAAGCGGGTCAGCGCTTCCTCATAGGGCAGCAGGAGCGCCTCGTGGCTCGTGTAGAAGGTGACCCGTTCGAGGGCGTGCAGCGGGGCGTCCGAGACGGTTTCCATGAAGCGGATGGCCTCGGCGATGGCGTCGACGATGTGGCGATAGTCGGCGGCCAGGGGGGAATGCTGGACGAAGTCGAGGTCCCAGTATTCGGGGTGGTGCAGGTCGGCGAAGCCGCCTTCGGCCAGGGCGCGGATGAAGTTGAGCGTGAGCGCCGAGCGGCTGTAGGCTTCGAGCATGCGCCGGGGATCGGGGCGCCGTTCGTCGGCGGAGAAGCCGGGTCCGTTGATGATGTCGCCCCGGTAGCTGGGCAGCGACCGGCCGTTGCGCGTCTCGACGTCGGCCGAGCGGGGCTTGGCATACTGGCCGGCCAGGCGCCCGACGCGGACGATGGGCAGGCGCAGCCCGTAGACGAGCACCAGGCTCATCTGCAGCAGCACCTTGAGCCGGTTGGTGATGACGGCGGCGCTGCATTCGTCGAAGCGTTCGGCGCAGTCGCCGCCCTGGAGCAGGAAGCGCCGGCCGGCGGCGGCTTCGGCCAGCTGCTGTTTCAGGCGTTCGACCTCCCACGAGGTCACCAGCGGTGGCAGGGCGGCCA
This window contains:
- a CDS encoding mechanosensitive ion channel family protein, which gives rise to MDTTWVQTMLDLVTAYALNVIGGVLLLIGGWVVSKWVHRGAARSLDRTRLDPTLARFFANAARWLVLIFAVLASLELFGVQTTSFIAVLGAAGLAVGLAFQGTLSNFAAGVLLLIFRPFRVGDAVRIAGQTGKVEEIDLFMTKLDTFDNRRLMIPNSKITGDVIETITFHPIRRADVAVGTEYAADLDRVRSVLERAAASVEGALDDPPPQVVLTGLGASSIDWEVRLWAPTSDFLAVRQAALRAVKQALDEAGIGIPFPQMDVHLDPADTRPATRPPGPAGEKT
- a CDS encoding class II 3-deoxy-7-phosphoheptulonate synthase, yielding MVVPSVRDWHPASWRDREALQQPDYEDTEALETVRAHLAALPPLVTSWEVERLKQQLAEAAAGRRFLLQGGDCAERFDECSAAVITNRLKVLLQMSLVLVYGLRLPIVRVGRLAGQYAKPRSADVETRNGRSLPSYRGDIINGPGFSADERRPDPRRMLEAYSRSALTLNFIRALAEGGFADLHHPEYWDLDFVQHSPLAADYRHIVDAIAEAIRFMETVSDAPLHALERVTFYTSHEALLLPYEEALTRFVAHRPGAYNLSTHFPWIGMRTAQPDGAHVEYARGIANPIGLKVGPDMTPSWLCDLLDRLNPDDEPGRLTLITRFGADRIGDCLPPLIEAVRATGRMVLWCCDPMHGNTETTESGLKTRRFENILAELEQAFDIHAAMGTHLGGVHFELTGEDVTECIGGARGLDEADLERAYKSHVDPRLNGEQALEMAFRIVRKHQRMRA
- a CDS encoding SCP2 sterol-binding domain-containing protein, whose protein sequence is MAIETLQDLFEAYKANFVPARAEGIEATFQLHLSGEGGGDYVLRVQDQELTIEEGVAENPTTTLKSSVEDWINLSLGKANPMTLMMTGRLKVSGSIPMATRFQSMFRTG
- a CDS encoding GspE/PulE family protein → MREKTESFSFRQQFRRIQRLLDNATVSAPEAPESYELADEAPARHDDLFADTEAVYLEPPPSFEREPGPSPDADLEAGGDGYPVDVEPEAPGAAPAAVAPPRPPYPRHPAPADPGDEFAMLVRRDRVVTQLMAQGIVPEKKVRLALEQWKRMRREGVKTPLWRVLTRDKELDRERLYAVAARVYAFEEIQLREDETLQFLRGINEVFTEEQWDQMIDLFVLPVAQEKEPYRGELRWIFATNDPARPEVNHLLQQLAVRRFELRYAPESVITSLITQAFLGKNEFLERLNEDPMAFDLGMSYEDRQNELIDEEALEAEISRSSLINLFEAALVDAVHQGASDIHIYPNPDRQIEIHFRIDGELKRWHTEERIHPEAFLAVAKDNAAGVDRFDRDIAQDGFIQRWIDGALIRFRVSVLPIASAAQEIRAESIVIRVLDDRKVLTDLRELGMLEVALKRFNAAIREPHGMVILTGPTGSGKSTTLVAALHQVISPKVNVLTVEDPVEYIIKGVRQIKLSHRLDLEGALRAILRHDPDIVMVGEMRDRATAELAIKLANTGHLTFSTLHTNDAPSAVSRLYKMGVEPFLIAYAINLVVAQRLIRKLCPTCKTVDTDLDHDLLGHLGFKPEEIAATTFYRPGNDPHCKTCRGAGYKGRRAVAEAMLFSRTIRSMIMEAEDMIDEEALRDQAVKEGMLTLQDSAREVVKMGDTSIEELLRVTGGSL
- a CDS encoding acyl-[acyl-carrier-protein] thioesterase; this encodes MPPSADPWQETFRVRSYEVEPGGHASVQTLCHYFEEAAGNHAQALGLSVEQLASQGLTWVLSRLHVQVAAFPRWRDTVRVTTWPSGQNGLFALREFQVHDEGGRLLARATSGWVMIDVQRRRPVRLPGFLRAYLFPRPDRAVEDDFTRLRPPPDGYERARRFHVRYSDLDLNRHVNNVRYVEWAVETLPPAFLETHRLAGLEIHFRAETGYDAAVIAEAASDAAAGTGTGFWHRLRREDDDQDVAVARTRWRPAAPSD